One Amycolatopsis sp. NBC_00355 genomic window carries:
- a CDS encoding protein kinase family protein: MDTRRSEQAGGANHVGKTQVGSLAPGRVVGDGRYRLLAQFGVDERGDAHLWRARDGQLKRDVALTLLVGDPADPEAARLARRTLERATHASKFGHGGVARVLDVLALGSGITSSEGLLGVVVAEWTKGSDLVDLVAQRPVAPGAAARMVQALAEAVEQAHQNGLVLGLDHPQRLRLTPNGALKLAFPGPLPEATLRDDVKALGAVLYLLLTGRWALPGGPPAIPAAPLTPQGRIVPPRQLIPTVPADLSSLAVRTIEDGGNGGIRTSAAILRVLEQVAEEEERTQLIKAVGGDPAAETEGTVWTTKKPVKDVARRRKLALGVTVLVVATVVILAWGGLMLINVFQGDSKASGPTINVAAPPASSQPAGQPPASSRPAPPPSPTVGPAATPQAVAVYNPDGKGDNTARAKYATDGKPETVWRTEKYKQQFPVIKSGVGLVVTFKDPINLSQVKVSGGTAGTKVEIRSATEKNPDLADTKVVGNGDLQDGDTTIPLAQPTQGEYFIVWITQLGGEDGQFLTQIADLSFLPAG; this comes from the coding sequence GTGGATACGAGGCGCAGCGAACAGGCAGGGGGTGCGAACCACGTGGGCAAGACCCAGGTCGGATCGCTCGCCCCCGGACGTGTGGTCGGCGACGGCCGCTACCGCCTCCTCGCACAGTTCGGCGTGGACGAGCGGGGTGACGCGCACCTGTGGCGCGCGCGGGACGGCCAGCTGAAGCGGGACGTCGCGCTGACCCTGCTGGTCGGCGACCCGGCGGACCCGGAAGCCGCGCGGCTCGCGCGGCGGACCCTCGAACGCGCGACGCACGCGTCCAAGTTCGGCCACGGCGGGGTCGCCCGCGTGCTCGACGTGCTCGCGCTCGGCAGCGGCATCACGTCGAGCGAAGGCCTGCTCGGCGTCGTCGTCGCGGAATGGACCAAGGGCAGCGACCTGGTCGACCTCGTCGCGCAGCGCCCGGTGGCGCCCGGCGCGGCCGCCCGGATGGTGCAGGCGCTGGCCGAAGCGGTCGAGCAGGCCCACCAGAACGGTCTCGTCCTCGGTCTCGACCACCCGCAGCGGCTCCGGCTGACGCCGAACGGCGCACTGAAGCTCGCGTTCCCCGGCCCGCTGCCGGAGGCGACGCTGCGCGACGACGTCAAGGCGCTCGGCGCGGTCCTGTACCTGCTGCTGACCGGCCGCTGGGCGCTGCCCGGCGGGCCGCCCGCCATCCCGGCGGCGCCGCTGACCCCGCAGGGCCGGATCGTGCCGCCGCGGCAGCTCATCCCGACCGTGCCCGCCGACCTGTCGTCGCTGGCCGTCCGCACGATCGAGGACGGCGGCAACGGCGGTATCCGCACCAGCGCGGCCATCCTCCGCGTCCTCGAGCAGGTGGCCGAGGAAGAAGAGCGCACCCAGCTGATCAAGGCCGTCGGCGGTGATCCGGCCGCCGAGACCGAGGGCACCGTCTGGACCACGAAGAAGCCGGTCAAGGACGTCGCCCGGCGGCGCAAGCTCGCGCTCGGCGTCACCGTGCTGGTGGTCGCGACGGTCGTCATCCTCGCCTGGGGCGGGCTGATGCTGATCAACGTCTTCCAGGGTGACTCCAAGGCGAGCGGCCCGACGATCAACGTCGCGGCGCCACCGGCGTCGAGCCAGCCGGCCGGGCAGCCGCCCGCGTCGAGCCGGCCCGCGCCCCCGCCGTCGCCGACGGTCGGCCCCGCGGCGACACCGCAGGCCGTCGCCGTCTACAACCCGGACGGCAAGGGCGACAACACCGCCCGGGCGAAGTACGCGACCGACGGCAAGCCCGAGACGGTCTGGCGGACCGAGAAGTACAAGCAGCAGTTCCCCGTCATCAAGTCGGGTGTCGGGCTGGTCGTCACCTTCAAGGACCCGATCAACCTGAGCCAGGTCAAGGTCTCCGGGGGCACCGCGGGCACCAAGGTCGAAATCCGCTCGGCGACCGAGAAGAACCCGGACCTGGCCGACACGAAGGTGGTCGGCAACGGCGACCTGCAGGACGGCGACACCACGATCCCGCTGGCTCAGCCCACCCAGGGTGAGTACTTCATCGTCTGGATCACCCAGCTGGGCGGCGAGGACGGCCAGTTCCTGACCCAGATCGCGGACCTGTCCTTCCTGCCTGCGGGGTGA
- the sigM gene encoding RNA polymerase sigma factor SigM produces the protein MTAAAPTDADLIAAHAAGDPHAFSELVQRHRDRMWAVALRTVRDPEEAADALQDAFISAFRAAGKFRAESQVTTWLHRIVVNACLDRIRRRQARPTVPLPETGFNEPATPRDSMAERETSLLVREALDQLPEDQRAPILLVDVEGYSVAETAKMLGIAEGTVKSRCARGRGKLAKVLGHLRNPDAIANVPTHESKRAGRQPGSGEGR, from the coding sequence GTGACAGCTGCAGCTCCCACGGATGCGGATCTGATAGCGGCTCACGCCGCGGGGGACCCTCATGCGTTCAGCGAACTTGTCCAGCGACATCGCGACCGCATGTGGGCGGTCGCCCTGCGCACGGTCCGCGACCCGGAGGAAGCCGCCGACGCGTTGCAGGACGCGTTCATCTCGGCGTTCCGGGCCGCCGGCAAGTTCCGCGCCGAGTCGCAGGTCACGACGTGGCTGCACCGGATCGTGGTGAACGCCTGCCTCGACCGGATCCGCCGCCGCCAGGCGCGCCCGACCGTCCCGCTGCCGGAGACCGGCTTCAACGAGCCGGCCACCCCGCGCGATTCGATGGCCGAGCGCGAGACGAGCCTGCTCGTGCGCGAGGCGCTCGACCAGCTGCCGGAAGACCAGCGCGCGCCGATCCTGCTCGTCGACGTCGAGGGCTATTCCGTGGCCGAGACGGCGAAGATGCTCGGGATCGCCGAGGGCACCGTGAAGAGCCGGTGTGCCCGGGGCCGCGGAAAACTCGCGAAGGTTCTCGGACACCTGCGGAACCCCGATGCGATTGCGAACGTCCCAACTCACGAAAGCAAACGGGCCGGGCGCCAGCCGGGTAGCGGGGAGGGACGATGA
- the murJ gene encoding murein biosynthesis integral membrane protein MurJ translates to MGTPPPGIPVPPRGRAPRRPAPVRPWQEEAQRPVDPEATRFIPRTAGVPMASRWPVADPDVMRPYDALATQVMPAIKTPLVKPAEPGTEGAAPAKAPSLAKASGRMAIASLISRITGFLWKLLLVGAIGQGIANDSFNVANTMPNIIFELLMGGVLASVVVPLLVRAQDEPDGGAAYTQRLITVAFSLLLVGTAVAVVAAPAFTSLYVDGSGKASSGLTTAFAYLLLPEIFFYGVFALLSAVLNAKQIFGPTAWAPVINNLVVIFTILVVWIMPGDIDTVHPSLTDPKVLTLGIGVTAGIVAQAILLVPPLLRSGFRFKWRWGFDKQMKEFGGLALWILGYVAVSQIGYTINTRVLTSGSPGGVTAYSNAWLLFQLPYGVIGVSLLTAIMPRMSRAAADGDHKKLIGDLSYASRISTVMLVPISAVMTVVGGSIGIALFTFGKGTVETAERLGDALAISAFALLPYALVMLQMRVFYAMKDARTPTLIMIVMTLVKVPLLYLCPVLLSPDNVVLGVMMVNALTFVVGAILGQVWLWVTLGNLRSKRVIGVILFTVVASGLGVAAAWVVGKVVPDSFGPTFGAWVKLLLQSVVGIVVSFGVLMALKVEELQPATSRFTRLIKRG, encoded by the coding sequence ATGGGCACCCCGCCCCCGGGCATCCCGGTGCCGCCGCGTGGCCGCGCGCCGCGTCGTCCGGCGCCGGTCCGGCCGTGGCAGGAGGAGGCCCAGCGCCCCGTCGACCCGGAGGCGACGCGGTTCATCCCGCGCACCGCCGGCGTCCCGATGGCCTCGCGCTGGCCGGTCGCCGACCCCGACGTCATGCGGCCCTACGACGCGCTGGCGACGCAGGTCATGCCGGCGATCAAGACGCCGCTCGTCAAGCCGGCCGAACCCGGCACCGAGGGCGCGGCTCCGGCGAAGGCGCCGTCGCTCGCGAAGGCGTCCGGCCGGATGGCCATCGCGTCGCTGATCAGCCGGATCACCGGCTTCCTGTGGAAGCTGCTGCTGGTCGGCGCGATCGGCCAGGGCATCGCGAACGACTCGTTCAACGTCGCGAACACGATGCCGAACATCATCTTCGAGCTGCTGATGGGCGGCGTGCTCGCCAGCGTGGTGGTGCCACTGCTGGTCCGCGCGCAGGACGAGCCCGACGGCGGCGCGGCCTACACCCAGCGCCTGATCACGGTCGCGTTCTCGCTGCTGCTGGTCGGCACGGCGGTCGCGGTCGTCGCGGCGCCGGCGTTCACGAGCCTCTACGTCGACGGTTCCGGCAAGGCCAGCTCGGGCCTGACCACGGCGTTCGCCTACCTGCTGCTGCCGGAGATCTTCTTCTACGGCGTGTTCGCGCTGCTCTCGGCGGTGCTGAACGCCAAGCAGATCTTCGGGCCCACGGCCTGGGCGCCGGTGATCAACAACCTGGTGGTCATCTTCACGATCCTGGTCGTCTGGATCATGCCGGGCGACATCGACACCGTGCACCCGTCGCTCACCGACCCGAAGGTGCTGACGCTGGGTATCGGCGTCACCGCCGGCATCGTCGCGCAGGCGATCCTGCTGGTCCCGCCGCTGCTGCGGTCGGGCTTCCGGTTCAAGTGGCGCTGGGGCTTCGACAAGCAGATGAAGGAGTTCGGCGGCCTCGCGCTCTGGATCCTCGGGTACGTCGCGGTCAGCCAGATCGGCTACACGATCAACACCCGCGTCCTGACCAGCGGTTCTCCCGGCGGTGTGACGGCCTACAGCAACGCCTGGCTGCTCTTCCAGCTGCCGTACGGCGTCATCGGCGTCTCGCTGCTGACGGCGATCATGCCGCGGATGAGCCGCGCGGCCGCCGACGGCGACCACAAGAAGCTGATCGGCGACCTGTCCTACGCGTCGCGGATCTCGACGGTGATGCTCGTGCCGATCTCCGCGGTGATGACCGTGGTCGGCGGTTCGATCGGCATCGCGCTGTTCACGTTCGGCAAGGGCACCGTCGAGACCGCCGAGCGGCTGGGTGACGCGCTGGCCATCTCGGCGTTCGCGCTGCTGCCGTACGCGCTGGTCATGCTCCAGATGCGCGTGTTCTACGCGATGAAGGACGCCCGGACGCCGACGCTGATCATGATCGTGATGACGCTGGTCAAGGTGCCGCTGCTCTACCTCTGCCCGGTGCTGCTGTCGCCGGACAACGTCGTGCTCGGCGTGATGATGGTCAACGCGCTGACGTTCGTCGTCGGCGCGATCCTCGGCCAGGTGTGGCTCTGGGTGACTTTGGGCAACCTGCGGAGCAAGCGCGTCATCGGCGTGATCCTGTTCACGGTCGTGGCGAGCGGGCTCGGGGTGGCCGCGGCGTGGGTCGTGGGCAAGGTCGTCCCGGACTCGTTCGGGCCTACTTTCGGGGCCTGGGTAAAGCTTCTGCTGCAAAGCGTCGTGGGCATCGTGGTCTCGTTCGGGGTGCTGATGGCCCTGAAGGTGGAGGAGCTTCAGCCGGCCACGAGCAGGTTCACCCGGTTGATCAAGCGCGGGTAA